In Sphingobium sp. B2D3C, a genomic segment contains:
- a CDS encoding MFS transporter, with protein sequence MLPPRTQGNWSTIALVYLIGLMSMALVGILSPLALRITEAMDAPAAAIGLTIALFSLPATIVATVGGGIVDRLGPRLVLLLTSPVFVLADVILWFAQDIWLFNLGVLMAGVGYLGILNGGAAMLMGSLEGGTRTRALTLWSTYAPTGFSLGLLMAAPFTTSDSWRLAIAFHGAIMLGCTALAFILPHVAAIRKEGQNGREKLAALFAGLRRPPILMLGFAMAMPAMISYGTSLAAPTYLAKVHGVSLAASASIVAIAKIAAVLLGGTITGALLSRDFPMRRLLGIVVVIGIVAQIALFLPSSPMIIAIAGLMAWLFTYGAATGICMATMPALATGTVGGGTVAGSVNQFVSLASFLTPTVYFALTHWSGYVGVAIVGLLVCFIALPRVPTAPKAAASAA encoded by the coding sequence ATGCTGCCGCCGCGAACGCAAGGAAACTGGAGCACCATAGCGCTGGTCTATCTCATCGGCCTGATGAGCATGGCGCTGGTCGGCATTCTCTCTCCGCTGGCGCTGCGCATTACCGAGGCGATGGATGCGCCCGCTGCCGCGATTGGCCTCACCATTGCGCTCTTCTCCCTGCCCGCGACGATCGTGGCGACGGTGGGCGGCGGCATTGTCGATCGCCTTGGTCCGCGCCTGGTGCTGCTGCTCACCTCGCCGGTCTTCGTGCTGGCGGACGTAATCCTGTGGTTCGCGCAGGATATCTGGCTGTTCAACCTGGGCGTGCTGATGGCAGGCGTGGGATATCTCGGCATCCTGAACGGCGGCGCGGCGATGCTGATGGGCTCGCTGGAGGGCGGCACGCGCACCCGTGCGCTCACCTTGTGGTCTACTTATGCGCCGACCGGCTTTTCGCTCGGGCTGCTGATGGCAGCGCCATTCACCACCAGTGACAGCTGGCGGCTGGCGATTGCCTTCCACGGCGCGATCATGCTCGGATGCACTGCGCTGGCCTTCATCCTCCCGCATGTCGCGGCAATCCGCAAGGAAGGGCAGAATGGGCGTGAGAAGCTGGCTGCCCTGTTTGCCGGCCTGCGCCGTCCGCCGATTCTGATGCTCGGCTTTGCCATGGCGATGCCGGCGATGATCTCCTACGGCACCAGCCTTGCCGCGCCGACTTATCTGGCAAAGGTGCATGGCGTCTCGCTTGCCGCGTCTGCGAGCATCGTGGCCATTGCCAAGATCGCCGCGGTGCTGCTCGGCGGCACGATTACCGGTGCGCTGCTCTCGCGGGATTTCCCGATGCGGCGGCTGCTCGGCATCGTCGTGGTCATCGGTATCGTCGCGCAGATCGCTTTGTTCCTGCCGTCCAGCCCGATGATCATCGCCATTGCAGGATTGATGGCTTGGCTATTTACTTATGGCGCCGCCACCGGAATCTGCATGGCGACTATGCCGGCGCTCGCGACCGGAACGGTCGGCGGCGGTACAGTGGCAGGTTCGGTCAACCAGTTCGTGTCGCTGGCCTCGTTCCTCACCCCCACCGTCTATTTCGCGCTGACGCACTGGTCAGGCTATGTCGGCGTCGCGATCGTCGGCCTGCTGGTCTGCTTCATTGCGTTGCCCCGCGTACCGACGGCGCCCAAAGCGGCCGCGTCGGCGGCTTGA
- a CDS encoding SDR family NAD(P)-dependent oxidoreductase, producing MAGMMIIGGTRGLGGTIAGEFARAGHQVALADEGAAPDGVYPYVAIDLADPEAPAYAVAQALAHLPTLDALVIAASAMESAPIERWTAAMWDRAAAINLRLPFLAVQAALSELRQSANASITLLSSTATLRGQPFTHGYQATKAGVAGLVRSLAAELGPDGIRVNAVLPGWLDTPLTDAYWTTRENAADERAQIEARIPLRRHGSAQEAAALVCFLASPAASYLTGAILPVDGGDTAV from the coding sequence ATGGCGGGCATGATGATCATCGGCGGCACGCGCGGACTGGGCGGCACGATTGCAGGGGAATTTGCGCGGGCTGGACATCAGGTGGCGCTGGCGGATGAAGGAGCGGCGCCTGACGGTGTCTATCCCTACGTCGCCATCGACCTCGCCGACCCTGAGGCTCCAGCCTACGCCGTCGCGCAAGCGCTCGCCCACCTCCCCACGCTCGATGCGCTGGTGATCGCCGCCAGCGCCATGGAGAGTGCACCCATCGAACGCTGGACCGCGGCGATGTGGGACCGGGCGGCAGCGATCAACCTGCGCCTGCCTTTCCTCGCGGTGCAAGCGGCGCTTTCGGAGCTGCGCCAATCGGCCAATGCGAGCATCACCCTGCTCTCATCCACCGCGACACTGCGCGGGCAACCCTTCACCCATGGCTATCAGGCAACCAAGGCCGGTGTTGCGGGGCTGGTGCGCAGCCTGGCTGCCGAACTGGGGCCGGACGGCATCCGCGTGAATGCGGTGCTGCCAGGCTGGCTCGATACACCGCTGACTGACGCATACTGGACCACGCGGGAAAATGCCGCCGATGAGCGCGCGCAGATCGAGGCGCGGATTCCACTGCGGCGGCATGGTTCAGCGCAGGAGGCCGCGGCGCTGGTCTGCTTCCTCGCGTCACCCGCCGCCAGTTATCTCACCGGGGCCATCCTGCCGGTGGACGGCGGCGACACGGCGGTCTGA
- a CDS encoding D-glutamate cyclase family protein — MTQALSAGASTPAFDRADPRAVRRAIRAGAFTDFTNHVARDFMQGNLVAVPAAYAEDFEAYCRANAQALPILGRSEPGVRAIPALADDLDIARDTGGYMVFRDGELVETPRDASAVWADDLVAFVLGCSFSFEAILQRAGVRLRHLDEGNVSAMYETARETTPVGPFGGKLIVSMRVLSPADAIRATLLSARYPQFHGAPVSLGLPGDLGIADLSHSYGGHGLTTLNPGELPVFWACGATGQNAVRNARLPLCITHHKAHMVVTDLPLPKD, encoded by the coding sequence ATGACCCAAGCCCTCTCCGCAGGGGCGTCCACGCCCGCATTCGACCGCGCCGATCCGCGCGCCGTGCGGCGTGCGATCCGCGCGGGGGCATTCACCGATTTCACCAACCACGTCGCGCGCGACTTCATGCAGGGCAATCTTGTCGCCGTCCCGGCGGCCTATGCGGAGGATTTCGAGGCCTATTGCCGCGCCAACGCCCAAGCGCTGCCGATCCTCGGCCGCAGCGAGCCGGGCGTCCGTGCGATCCCCGCGCTCGCCGACGATCTCGACATCGCCCGCGATACCGGCGGCTATATGGTGTTCCGCGATGGCGAGTTGGTCGAGACCCCGCGCGATGCCTCTGCCGTCTGGGCGGACGATCTCGTCGCCTTCGTGCTTGGCTGCTCCTTCTCCTTCGAAGCCATTCTTCAGCGCGCCGGCGTGCGTCTGCGCCACCTCGATGAGGGCAATGTCTCGGCCATGTACGAGACGGCTCGCGAGACGACCCCCGTCGGCCCGTTCGGTGGGAAGCTCATTGTCTCCATGCGCGTGCTCAGCCCCGCCGATGCCATCCGCGCGACGCTGCTCAGCGCCCGCTATCCGCAATTCCATGGCGCGCCGGTTTCGCTCGGTCTGCCTGGCGATCTGGGGATCGCCGATCTTTCGCACAGCTATGGCGGCCACGGCCTCACGACCCTGAACCCCGGCGAGTTGCCGGTCTTCTGGGCGTGCGGCGCGACGGGCCAGAATGCCGTGCGCAACGCCCGTCTGCCGCTCTGCATCACGCACCACAAGGCGCACATGGTCGTCACAGACCTGCCGCTCCCCAAGGACTGA
- a CDS encoding phytanoyl-CoA dioxygenase family protein: MNIDQIVSDYYENGYVVLPGLLAGPVLDNLRALTDRVAAKAETVEADDAWFDFDTDVQGNRTIQRIKKPNRIDPYYAEQAGNADILAVLTRIIGANVRLSHTKINMKSANGGAALEWHQDWAFAPHTNMSTCVASVMLDGANASNGAMQVIPGSHKGPLLDHHDEEGYFCGAVDPAAFDMTKAVLLEGPPGTVSFHHPMTLHGSSVNRSGDPRRILFYEYAASDAFPLFYKVDWDEYESRLVCGPSTREVRFEQNYVRLPFPSRAGSSIYKIQAGSKRKFFADAQ; the protein is encoded by the coding sequence ATGAACATCGATCAGATCGTCTCCGATTATTACGAAAACGGCTATGTCGTCCTGCCCGGCCTGCTGGCGGGTCCGGTGCTGGACAATCTGCGCGCGCTCACCGACCGCGTCGCCGCCAAGGCGGAGACGGTGGAGGCCGATGACGCCTGGTTCGATTTCGACACGGACGTTCAGGGCAACCGCACCATCCAGCGGATCAAGAAGCCCAACCGCATCGACCCCTATTATGCCGAGCAGGCGGGCAATGCGGATATTCTGGCGGTCCTCACCCGCATCATCGGCGCGAACGTGCGCCTCTCGCACACCAAGATCAACATGAAGTCCGCCAATGGCGGCGCCGCGCTGGAGTGGCACCAGGACTGGGCCTTCGCGCCGCACACCAACATGTCGACCTGCGTCGCCTCGGTGATGCTGGATGGCGCCAATGCCTCCAACGGCGCGATGCAAGTCATCCCCGGCAGCCACAAGGGGCCGCTGCTCGATCATCATGACGAGGAGGGCTATTTCTGCGGCGCGGTCGATCCAGCGGCCTTCGACATGACGAAGGCTGTATTGCTGGAAGGTCCGCCCGGAACCGTCAGCTTCCATCATCCGATGACGCTGCACGGCTCGAGCGTGAATCGCTCGGGCGATCCGCGCCGCATCCTCTTCTATGAATATGCCGCCAGCGATGCCTTCCCGCTCTTCTACAAGGTGGATTGGGACGAGTATGAATCGCGCCTCGTCTGCGGCCCCTCGACGCGAGAAGTGCGCTTCGAGCAGAATTATGTGCGCCTGCCCTTCCCTTCGCGCGCGGGCAGCTCGATCTACAAGATTCAGGCCGGCTCGAAGCGCAAATTCTTCGCGGACGCGCAGTGA
- a CDS encoding SDR family NAD(P)-dependent oxidoreductase has product MAGRTPIAFVTGASAGTGREIALALGAQGYDVAMVARRTAAMEEVAEQIRANGRRALVLTADVRDAPALEAALDSFLGWSQGVVDVIVNAAGHTGPLSPPIGEFGIEEFDSTIATNLRAPFIVMSRLLPVMRAAGHGRIVNIGGNHGMRGRAGRSSYSASKWGLRGLTRSAALEAGPDGVTVNYIAPGPIAVPRMKANWRAMAELKGLSEEEALRAYVADMGIPLNRPSEMADVVAMVLYLVGDGGRNVTGQELVVDGGATL; this is encoded by the coding sequence ATGGCGGGCAGAACCCCCATCGCTTTCGTCACCGGTGCCAGTGCGGGCACGGGGCGGGAGATCGCGCTGGCGCTGGGCGCGCAGGGCTATGATGTCGCGATGGTCGCGCGGCGCACCGCCGCCATGGAGGAAGTCGCCGAGCAGATCCGCGCGAATGGCCGCCGAGCGCTGGTGCTGACCGCAGACGTGCGCGATGCGCCCGCGCTGGAGGCCGCTCTCGATAGCTTCCTAGGCTGGTCGCAAGGCGTAGTGGACGTCATCGTCAATGCCGCCGGCCACACCGGCCCGCTGTCACCGCCCATCGGCGAGTTTGGCATCGAAGAGTTCGACAGCACCATCGCCACCAATTTGCGGGCACCGTTCATCGTCATGAGCCGCCTGCTGCCGGTGATGCGCGCAGCAGGGCATGGGCGCATCGTCAATATCGGCGGCAATCACGGCATGCGCGGCCGGGCCGGCCGCTCCAGCTACTCCGCCTCCAAATGGGGCCTGCGCGGCCTCACCCGCAGCGCCGCGCTGGAGGCCGGGCCCGATGGCGTCACGGTCAATTATATCGCCCCCGGCCCCATCGCCGTACCGCGCATGAAGGCCAATTGGCGCGCCATGGCAGAGCTGAAAGGCCTTTCCGAAGAAGAGGCCCTGCGCGCCTATGTGGCGGACATGGGCATCCCCCTTAACCGCCCGAGCGAAATGGCGGACGTCGTCGCCATGGTGCTTTACCTCGTCGGCGACGGCGGCCGCAACGTGACCGGTCAGGAACTGGTCGTGGACGGAGGCGCGACGCTTTGA
- a CDS encoding lipase family protein — protein MMTRPLRPARSHRLDRLARLALWSVLPLVALAGPAMGQEAAPAPEHTAQHTASPVDLGDIDGDGGVSAFYQWTGEIPAPGQMLRQEPLPADRRQPESGQALRILYSSTSGVGDQGPIVVSGMLFLPKGSAPKGGWPLVSWAHGTTGFADVCAPSWNGTSLRDQGYLQRWLEAGFAVVATDYEGLGADGVHPYLIWRSEGHAVLDAARAASAAYPAVLSRRVVLVGQSQGSGAAIGSAYLAKSYAPQLDLLGTVATGLVMTFDTPEAAGQAAKGEKMTDPRAMDPGFAMLRIAGTDRALNPDLDPADFVTSAGYPLLRLSRHGCLRDLMAKAEEMGLKDGQTVFTADLAPLDSKMDAAFAFTDGRIPGPLFVGTGLADDMAGTQGQYNAVRAMCAAGTQVHWHTYPGEDHSTAVTVSAADSIPFAQNLLKGHVPASNCASIQHPGPVQQRKGAYID, from the coding sequence ATGATGACCCGCCCCCTGCGCCCTGCGCGCTCGCACCGATTAGATCGATTGGCCCGCCTTGCGCTGTGGTCCGTACTGCCTCTGGTGGCGCTGGCCGGGCCGGCAATGGGACAGGAGGCTGCGCCCGCGCCTGAACACACGGCGCAGCACACTGCCAGCCCGGTTGATCTGGGCGATATCGATGGCGATGGCGGCGTTTCAGCTTTCTATCAATGGACCGGCGAAATCCCCGCACCTGGCCAGATGCTGCGGCAAGAGCCGTTGCCGGCGGACCGCAGGCAGCCGGAAAGCGGCCAAGCACTGCGCATTCTCTATTCCTCTACCAGCGGCGTGGGAGATCAAGGGCCGATCGTCGTTTCGGGCATGCTATTCCTGCCCAAGGGAAGCGCACCGAAGGGCGGTTGGCCGCTCGTCTCGTGGGCGCATGGCACGACCGGTTTTGCCGATGTCTGCGCGCCCTCGTGGAATGGCACGTCGCTGCGCGATCAGGGCTATCTGCAGCGCTGGCTGGAGGCGGGCTTTGCCGTCGTCGCGACCGACTATGAAGGGTTGGGGGCAGATGGCGTCCATCCCTATCTCATCTGGCGATCCGAAGGGCATGCCGTGCTGGACGCCGCCCGCGCCGCCTCCGCCGCTTATCCCGCTGTGCTGTCGCGCCGTGTGGTACTCGTCGGTCAGTCGCAAGGTTCGGGCGCGGCGATTGGCTCTGCCTATCTGGCAAAGAGCTATGCGCCACAGCTAGACCTGCTCGGCACCGTCGCGACCGGCCTCGTCATGACCTTCGATACGCCGGAGGCCGCCGGGCAGGCCGCAAAGGGCGAGAAGATGACCGATCCCCGTGCGATGGACCCGGGCTTTGCCATGCTGCGCATCGCCGGCACAGATCGCGCGCTCAATCCCGATCTTGATCCGGCCGATTTCGTCACGTCCGCGGGCTATCCGCTGCTGCGCCTTTCGCGGCACGGCTGCCTGCGCGACCTGATGGCCAAGGCGGAGGAGATGGGGCTCAAGGACGGGCAGACGGTCTTCACAGCGGATCTCGCGCCGCTCGACAGCAAGATGGACGCCGCCTTCGCCTTTACCGATGGGCGCATCCCCGGCCCGCTGTTCGTCGGCACCGGCCTTGCCGACGACATGGCCGGCACGCAGGGACAGTATAACGCCGTGCGCGCCATGTGCGCGGCGGGGACGCAGGTCCATTGGCACACCTATCCGGGTGAGGACCACAGCACCGCCGTCACGGTTTCGGCTGCCGACTCGATCCCCTTCGCGCAGAATCTGCTCAAGGGCCATGTGCCAGCCTCTAACTGCGCAAGCATCCAGCACCCCGGGCCAGTCCAGCAGCGCAAAGGCGCTTATATCGACTGA
- a CDS encoding TonB-dependent receptor — protein sequence MSLIKNEIGSTRSGRTFSALSISCAVAALATCIGTAHAADATDAAAADAADDQGVIVVTATRREQAINEVPLSITSYDKRLMDQQGVRTIDDLSRLTPALNFTSSAGSTANNGSNIAIRGLSSDVGSATTAIYIDETPIQIRNVGYYGGNPYPRIFDLDRVEVLYGPQGTLFGASAQGGAVRFITPEPNYDSLKIYSRAQVSFTQEGSPSYEAGLAFGAPISDKVAFRLSGWYQDTGGYIDQVVHGTDVVKAKDINSGNAAVFRAALGMKPTETLTITPSFYYQRVHTRSRDDFWEGYGLAAENDYHSGVYALEPSTDTFYLPALKVEWEVAPNIDLITNTSYFDRKQKQTLNYATYFSVLRSGSPFGTYANKDLNNMGVYLNMRQKNFVQEARLQSYENALLDWTAGVYYSKSKQEFANYTGSGRIPGVLVNGFQQYQGVYSYVNLVDAKDEQIAGYASLDFKPTDKLTLTAAIRYSHVDFDFTNITDGPTSRGVRTVTTASMKEHAWTPNFGISYKFAPNNMIYASATKGFRPGGAQAKIVSDLCTGDLATLGLTESPTAYESDNLWSYQAGTKNSLFGGALQIGASAYVMKWKNIQQSVRLPTCAFSFIYNLGNATGKGGELSLDLRAARGLNIGGNVAYVDLTYDSDVLGGNGLVLKADGQHIGGPAWTGRVYGSYERELSAGVDGYVRGEYSFASHTFRGAVPGTYGYDAGLTELPGRNFVSARAGARFSGVDLSVFVDNLLNSNDLLARNHDSVGSPLYYNQTYRPRTVGLTFQYRY from the coding sequence ATGTCTCTCATCAAGAACGAAATCGGGTCGACGCGAAGCGGGCGCACATTCAGTGCCCTTTCCATATCCTGCGCAGTCGCTGCGCTGGCGACATGCATCGGCACGGCCCATGCTGCTGACGCCACCGATGCTGCCGCAGCGGATGCGGCTGACGATCAGGGCGTCATCGTCGTCACCGCAACGCGGCGCGAACAGGCAATCAATGAGGTTCCGCTCTCGATCACCAGCTATGACAAGCGGCTGATGGACCAGCAGGGCGTGCGCACGATCGACGACCTCTCCCGCCTGACTCCTGCGCTGAACTTCACGTCGAGCGCCGGTTCTACCGCCAATAATGGCAGCAACATCGCGATCCGCGGTCTTTCCTCGGACGTCGGCTCTGCCACCACCGCGATCTACATCGACGAAACGCCGATCCAGATCCGCAACGTTGGCTATTATGGCGGCAACCCTTATCCTCGGATTTTCGATCTCGACCGTGTCGAGGTTTTGTACGGCCCGCAGGGCACCCTGTTTGGCGCAAGTGCGCAGGGTGGCGCGGTGCGCTTCATCACGCCGGAACCGAACTATGACTCGCTTAAAATTTACAGCCGCGCGCAGGTTTCCTTCACGCAGGAGGGCTCGCCCAGCTACGAGGCCGGTCTCGCTTTCGGAGCGCCGATCAGCGACAAGGTCGCCTTCCGCCTCAGCGGCTGGTATCAGGACACGGGCGGCTACATCGATCAGGTCGTGCACGGCACTGACGTGGTGAAAGCCAAGGACATCAATTCCGGCAACGCAGCGGTCTTCCGTGCCGCTTTGGGCATGAAGCCGACCGAGACGCTCACCATCACCCCGAGCTTCTATTATCAGCGCGTCCACACCCGCTCGCGCGATGACTTCTGGGAAGGCTACGGCCTGGCCGCAGAAAATGATTATCACAGCGGCGTCTACGCCCTCGAGCCGAGCACGGACACCTTCTACCTACCGGCCCTGAAGGTCGAATGGGAAGTTGCGCCCAATATCGACCTGATCACCAACACGTCCTACTTCGATCGCAAGCAGAAGCAGACGCTGAACTACGCGACTTATTTCTCGGTCCTGCGCTCGGGCAGTCCTTTCGGCACCTACGCCAACAAGGACCTGAACAACATGGGCGTATACCTGAACATGCGTCAGAAGAACTTCGTTCAGGAAGCGCGTCTGCAGTCCTATGAGAATGCGCTGCTCGACTGGACGGCCGGCGTCTATTACTCGAAGAGCAAACAGGAATTCGCCAACTACACTGGCTCTGGACGTATTCCTGGCGTTCTGGTGAACGGCTTCCAGCAATATCAAGGCGTCTACAGCTATGTGAACCTGGTCGATGCCAAGGACGAACAGATCGCCGGCTACGCAAGCCTGGACTTCAAGCCGACCGACAAGCTGACGCTGACCGCCGCGATCCGCTACAGCCATGTTGATTTCGACTTCACCAACATCACCGATGGTCCGACCTCACGGGGCGTGCGCACCGTCACGACGGCCAGCATGAAGGAACACGCGTGGACGCCGAACTTCGGCATCTCCTACAAGTTCGCGCCCAACAACATGATCTATGCCTCGGCGACCAAGGGTTTCCGCCCCGGTGGTGCTCAGGCGAAGATCGTCAGCGACCTGTGCACGGGCGATCTTGCCACGCTCGGCCTGACCGAGAGCCCGACAGCCTATGAGTCGGATAACCTCTGGTCCTATCAGGCAGGCACCAAGAACTCGCTGTTCGGCGGTGCGCTCCAGATCGGTGCCAGTGCCTATGTGATGAAGTGGAAGAACATCCAGCAGTCCGTGCGTTTGCCGACCTGCGCCTTCTCCTTCATCTACAATCTCGGCAACGCCACGGGTAAGGGCGGCGAACTCTCGCTGGATTTGCGCGCGGCCCGCGGCCTGAACATCGGCGGCAACGTGGCCTATGTCGATCTGACCTATGACAGCGACGTGCTCGGCGGCAATGGGCTGGTGCTCAAGGCCGACGGGCAGCACATCGGCGGACCGGCCTGGACCGGCCGCGTCTATGGCAGCTACGAACGGGAGCTCAGCGCAGGTGTGGACGGCTATGTGCGTGGCGAATATTCCTTCGCCAGCCACACTTTCCGCGGCGCGGTGCCAGGCACCTATGGCTATGATGCCGGCCTGACCGAACTGCCCGGCCGCAACTTCGTCTCGGCCCGTGCCGGCGCGCGGTTCAGCGGCGTGGACCTTTCCGTCTTCGTCGACAATCTGCTGAACTCGAACGACCTGCTGGCACGCAATCACGACTCGGTAGGCTCGCCGCTCTACTACAACCAGACCTACCGCCCGCGCACGGTGGGTCTGACGTTCCAGTATCGCTACTGA
- a CDS encoding amidohydrolase family protein, with amino-acid sequence MTLRTLLAGRVLVDAQGTLLGPSRISIGTDGRILTVEPVPAESLSPEEAGRLIIPALSNAHDHGRGLRTLAFGAPDQSLESWLPDLRRHPRVDPWLNAVVALGRIALSGVAAVNHCHNTQDGRALLAEAEAVSRAARDVGIRVGFGWPFFDRNPQVYGDLGRLAAFYPEEQRAGILAAADGMRDCTTNFSWFEQAKALEHDYFTLQYHPVAPQWTKPETLEAIARASAADGRRVHTHMLETELQRDWSRANCPGGVVSWLDSLGLLNEQLTVAHAIWLDDRDIALLAERGVIVSVNLSSNLRLRSGMPQIGRLLDAGVRVAFGLDGMALDDDEDMLRELRLAWHVGARETKWGMGRDPGSILKGVFDWGRQSILGAASTPAHAVAAGQDADLLILRFGVLAADCIMPDPDPVRLVLGRARAEHVECLLIGGRSVVQGGQCTGIDLRALEARLVEEARDAFARSPASERDIAQAKSAIGRYYCCE; translated from the coding sequence ATGACACTGCGGACACTGCTGGCGGGACGCGTCCTTGTGGATGCGCAAGGCACGCTGCTCGGACCAAGTCGGATCAGCATAGGCACCGACGGACGGATCTTGACGGTCGAGCCGGTGCCCGCGGAGTCGTTAAGTCCGGAGGAGGCCGGGCGCCTGATCATTCCCGCACTGTCCAACGCGCATGATCATGGCAGAGGCCTTCGGACCCTCGCCTTTGGCGCGCCCGATCAATCTCTGGAAAGCTGGTTGCCCGACCTGCGCCGCCACCCTCGAGTCGATCCCTGGCTCAACGCTGTCGTGGCGCTCGGCAGGATCGCGTTGAGCGGTGTCGCCGCCGTCAACCATTGCCACAATACGCAGGACGGGCGCGCCTTGCTCGCTGAGGCGGAGGCTGTGTCGCGGGCCGCGCGCGATGTGGGAATCCGTGTCGGGTTTGGCTGGCCATTCTTTGACAGAAACCCCCAAGTCTACGGCGATCTGGGCCGTCTCGCCGCTTTCTATCCTGAAGAACAGCGCGCGGGAATTCTCGCTGCCGCTGATGGAATGCGAGATTGTACCACGAATTTCTCATGGTTCGAGCAGGCGAAGGCACTCGAGCACGACTATTTCACGCTTCAGTACCATCCGGTGGCGCCGCAATGGACAAAACCCGAGACGCTCGAGGCGATCGCCCGTGCATCAGCAGCGGATGGACGACGGGTGCACACACATATGTTGGAAACCGAGCTTCAACGGGATTGGTCGCGGGCCAATTGCCCGGGGGGTGTCGTGAGCTGGCTAGACAGCCTGGGCCTGCTCAATGAGCAGCTCACTGTCGCACATGCAATCTGGCTCGATGATCGCGACATCGCGCTACTCGCCGAACGCGGCGTCATCGTGAGCGTCAACCTTTCCTCCAATCTGCGTCTCCGGTCGGGCATGCCTCAGATCGGCCGTCTGCTCGATGCTGGCGTGCGTGTCGCGTTCGGGCTGGATGGCATGGCCCTGGACGACGACGAGGACATGCTTCGGGAGCTGAGGCTGGCATGGCATGTGGGCGCTCGCGAGACGAAGTGGGGCATGGGCCGCGACCCCGGCTCAATCCTGAAAGGCGTTTTCGACTGGGGGAGGCAGTCTATCCTCGGCGCTGCTTCGACGCCCGCCCATGCGGTCGCAGCAGGCCAGGATGCGGATCTTTTGATCCTTCGCTTCGGCGTTCTGGCAGCCGATTGCATCATGCCTGATCCCGATCCTGTCCGCCTTGTGCTCGGACGGGCCAGAGCCGAGCATGTCGAATGCCTGCTCATCGGCGGTCGCTCCGTCGTTCAGGGAGGGCAATGCACCGGGATCGATCTGCGCGCACTAGAAGCGCGCCTCGTCGAGGAAGCGCGAGACGCCTTCGCCCGGTCACCGGCGTCTGAGCGAGACATCGCGCAGGCAAAGTCGGCCATAGGGCGCTACTATTGCTGCGAATAG
- a CDS encoding DUF4402 domain-containing protein produces the protein MALPQGPALAQSFTVNTITTNTPNFGNVAAATSGNTDFAMTTSGAVSSAAGSGGNIASGTKSAATVTIRCSGGSACTSATALVRLFSLTTISGRAQAVKNFIVASGTGTVGAVTTNPDGSITFPLTGFSSTSSRTFLVGMTLPILGDNASTSTSASASWGVGVAKSPTIPSASSLSRNAIATIRKSLTLTKSSDLAFGAIRPPASGSGTVSISNVNGARSIGTGSPVLLPGLTSGRAQFSIGGQASTAITVTTPGSLTMSGSGGGTLSVTLSPSASGAQTLNTSGSLTLGVGGTLTVPSSTASGDYAGSFAVTVSYN, from the coding sequence GTGGCGCTTCCACAAGGGCCGGCGTTGGCCCAGTCCTTCACAGTCAACACTATCACAACGAACACGCCGAACTTCGGCAACGTCGCTGCGGCGACGAGCGGCAACACCGACTTCGCCATGACGACGAGCGGCGCGGTCTCCTCGGCGGCGGGCAGCGGCGGAAATATCGCTTCGGGGACCAAGTCGGCCGCGACCGTTACCATCCGGTGCTCGGGCGGCAGCGCGTGCACGAGCGCGACGGCGCTCGTCCGCCTCTTTTCGCTGACGACGATCAGTGGCCGGGCTCAGGCAGTCAAAAACTTCATTGTGGCTTCCGGCACTGGAACGGTGGGGGCTGTCACCACGAATCCCGATGGCTCGATCACCTTTCCCCTCACCGGCTTCTCCTCAACGAGCAGCCGCACCTTCCTCGTTGGAATGACCCTGCCGATTCTTGGCGATAATGCCTCTACCAGTACGAGCGCGTCAGCCTCATGGGGCGTGGGCGTCGCGAAATCGCCGACAATCCCCTCCGCATCCTCGCTTTCCCGAAACGCAATCGCGACCATTCGCAAGTCGCTGACCCTCACCAAGAGCAGCGATCTGGCGTTCGGCGCGATCCGGCCGCCTGCGAGCGGCAGCGGCACTGTTTCGATCAGCAACGTGAATGGCGCCCGGTCCATCGGAACGGGAAGCCCCGTCCTGCTTCCCGGCCTCACCAGCGGTCGCGCGCAGTTTTCTATTGGCGGACAGGCAAGCACGGCAATCACGGTCACAACGCCGGGCAGCCTGACAATGAGCGGGAGCGGCGGGGGCACGCTCAGTGTCACACTTTCGCCATCCGCCAGCGGCGCACAGACGCTGAATACATCGGGCTCCCTCACGTTGGGCGTAGGGGGCACTCTCACGGTGCCGAGTAGCACAGCCTCGGGAGATTACGCCGGCAGCTTTGCCGTTACGGTGAGCTATAATTGA